In one Pseudomonas sp. SCA2728.1_7 genomic region, the following are encoded:
- a CDS encoding glycosyltransferase: protein MKVMLLVMDEQRVILDRLYDIVQQNCDECFIYRLSKQQQLNLGSFLASVDYQTFDRVVIFSRVKRLATQLQVLKCIPGLVFLEHDAYQNYMPASKYRGVYSRLYRRLPSCRALVSGAVVARKMLAEGIDTVFVSKGYDEQMLHNTGVERDIPIGFLGSLKSTEYAERKAMLESLSKRTGMLVTRTKSGEEYLQTLNRIRIFVSADIGMNEFMIKNYEAMACGCVLLAWSQGEEDRLLGFEDMHNTVFYRSEEEAVEKIKLLQSDPELAERIARNGQEFAQSRYSFARVGQALATEIQREMRPWQPPSAFTKFWVKLRYGMKVPA, encoded by the coding sequence ATGAAAGTCATGCTCCTGGTGATGGACGAGCAGCGGGTCATTCTCGACCGGCTCTACGACATCGTGCAGCAGAACTGTGATGAATGTTTCATCTATCGTTTGAGCAAACAGCAGCAGTTGAATCTGGGGTCGTTTCTGGCCTCGGTCGATTACCAGACCTTTGATCGCGTGGTGATTTTCTCCCGGGTCAAGCGTCTGGCCACGCAACTGCAGGTGCTCAAGTGCATTCCCGGGCTGGTGTTTCTCGAGCACGATGCCTACCAGAACTACATGCCGGCGAGTAAATATCGGGGCGTGTATTCACGGCTCTATCGTCGTCTGCCAAGTTGTCGGGCGCTGGTGTCCGGTGCCGTGGTCGCACGCAAGATGCTCGCCGAAGGCATCGACACGGTGTTCGTTTCCAAAGGCTATGACGAGCAGATGCTGCACAACACCGGCGTTGAGCGGGACATTCCGATCGGCTTTCTTGGCAGCCTGAAAAGCACCGAGTATGCCGAGCGCAAAGCCATGCTCGAGTCGCTCTCCAAGCGCACCGGTATGCTGGTGACCCGCACCAAGTCGGGTGAGGAGTACCTGCAGACGCTCAATCGCATCAGGATTTTCGTCAGTGCCGACATCGGCATGAACGAGTTCATGATCAAGAACTATGAGGCCATGGCCTGCGGCTGTGTGCTGCTGGCCTGGAGTCAGGGCGAAGAAGACCGCTTGCTCGGTTTTGAAGACATGCACAACACCGTGTTCTACCGCAGCGAAGAAGAAGCGGTGGAAAAAATCAAGCTGCTGCAAAGCGATCCGGAACTGGCAGAGCGCATTGCCCGCAACGGCCAGGAGTTCGCGCAAAGCCGCTATTCCTTCGCCCGTGTCGGTCAGGCACTGGCCACGGAAATCCAGCGTGAGATGCGCCCATGGCAGCCGCCTTCGGCGTTCACAAAGTTCTGGGTGAAACTGCGTTACGGGATGAAGGTGCCAGCCTGA
- the hldE gene encoding bifunctional D-glycero-beta-D-manno-heptose-7-phosphate kinase/D-glycero-beta-D-manno-heptose 1-phosphate adenylyltransferase HldE, translating to MKLSMPRFDQAPVLVVGDVMLDRYWHGGTSRISPEAPVPVVKVEQIEDRPGGAANVALNIAALGAPASLVGVTGDDEAADSLSNSLKGAGVRALFQRIAHQPTIVKLRVMSRHQQLLRIDFEEPFATDALALGSQVVDLLEGIKVLVLSDYGKGALKNHQALIQAARAKNIPVLADPKGKDFSIYRGASLITPNLSEFEAIVGGCVDEHELVSKGAALMHDLELGALLVTRGEHGMTLLRPDQPALHLPARAREVFDVTGAGDTVISTLAAAIAAGEDLPHAVALANLAAGIVVGKLGTAAISAPELRRAIQREEGSERGVLGLEQLLLAVADARAHNERIVFTNGCFDILHAGHVTYLEQARAQGDRLIVAVNDDASVSRLKGPGRPINSVDRRMAVLAGLGAVDWVISFPEGTPENLLREVKPDVLVKGGDYGIEQVVGADIVSAYGGTVKVLGLVENSSTTAIVEKIRSR from the coding sequence ATGAAGTTGTCCATGCCGCGTTTCGATCAAGCCCCGGTCTTGGTAGTCGGCGATGTCATGCTCGACCGTTACTGGCATGGCGGAACCTCACGGATTTCCCCTGAGGCGCCGGTGCCGGTCGTTAAGGTCGAGCAGATCGAAGACCGTCCGGGTGGCGCCGCGAACGTTGCCTTGAACATTGCCGCGCTGGGTGCGCCGGCGTCGCTGGTCGGTGTGACCGGCGACGACGAAGCCGCCGACAGCCTGAGCAACAGTCTCAAAGGCGCGGGCGTACGCGCTCTGTTCCAGCGCATTGCGCACCAGCCAACCATCGTCAAGCTGCGGGTCATGAGCCGGCACCAGCAACTGCTGCGTATCGACTTTGAAGAACCGTTCGCCACCGACGCGCTGGCCCTTGGCTCGCAGGTCGTTGATCTGCTCGAAGGCATCAAGGTGCTGGTACTTTCCGACTACGGCAAAGGTGCCCTGAAAAACCATCAGGCGCTGATCCAGGCCGCCCGCGCGAAGAACATCCCGGTGCTGGCCGACCCGAAGGGCAAGGATTTCTCGATCTATCGTGGCGCCAGCCTGATTACCCCGAACCTCAGCGAATTCGAAGCCATCGTCGGCGGTTGTGTCGACGAGCATGAGCTGGTGAGCAAGGGCGCCGCCCTGATGCACGACCTCGAACTCGGCGCGCTGCTGGTAACGCGCGGCGAGCATGGCATGACCCTGTTGCGTCCGGATCAGCCGGCGCTGCACCTGCCGGCGCGTGCCCGCGAAGTGTTCGATGTCACTGGTGCCGGTGACACGGTGATTTCTACCCTGGCCGCAGCGATTGCTGCCGGTGAAGACCTGCCTCACGCCGTTGCGCTGGCCAATCTGGCCGCCGGCATCGTGGTTGGCAAACTCGGTACTGCCGCCATCAGTGCTCCGGAACTGCGTCGCGCCATCCAGCGTGAAGAAGGTTCCGAGCGTGGTGTGCTGGGTCTTGAGCAGTTGCTGCTCGCCGTGGCCGATGCCCGCGCGCACAACGAAAGGATCGTTTTCACCAACGGCTGCTTCGACATCCTGCATGCCGGGCATGTCACCTATCTGGAGCAGGCACGAGCACAGGGCGATCGTCTGATTGTCGCGGTCAACGATGATGCTTCGGTCAGCCGCCTCAAAGGCCCGGGCCGTCCGATCAACAGCGTTGATCGACGCATGGCGGTTCTCGCCGGCCTCGGCGCGGTGGACTGGGTGATCAGTTTCCCTGAAGGCACCCCGGAAAACCTGCTGCGCGAGGTCAAACCGGACGTGCTGGTCAAGGGTGGCGATTACGGCATCGAACAGGTGGTCGGCGCCGATATCGTCAGCGCTTACGGCGGTACCGTGAAGGTCTTGGGACTTGTGGAAAACAGCTCGACAACTGCGATTGTCGAGAAGATCCGCAGTCGTTGA
- a CDS encoding PIG-L family deacetylase, translating to MSARKQQLLKAHRRNKRLFLIAFLVGLLLIGWLVAWWLVPLLLALAWVAHEAWFADHLFYRPADDYHYDFPAQTARQAVSLEGGVVRLSEPLAQGETLVLELKVKSTWLGRWLDPCVEVGDDRQDFERGVKGRRFLNLSGQADALAQGTLALRGRYCVPAATGVLWVMANPEYSRQRVMVIAPHADDAELAAFGLYSRCEDVSIVTLTQGEIEAEDFQRLGLDQAAAARLKGRLRSWDSLVIPLWGGVPADRCVQLGYYCLQLPSMAEAPAKAFGSRESQENDVRSVRRHNPLTLPADIDGQPTWQNLLGDLKALLEHYRPEVVVTPHPELDPHSDHVASTQALLQAIALSSWKPATLLMYANHLHDNDRWPMGPAGAGIALPPAIEPLPADRLWSPLLSADVQLDKAMALAMEHDLQGGQAFKRQLRRWIQQGLAGRRWPDTGSNEFFRKAVRRHELFWVRDLSD from the coding sequence ATGAGCGCTCGCAAGCAACAGCTTCTCAAGGCCCATCGGCGCAACAAGCGTCTGTTCCTGATTGCCTTTCTGGTGGGGTTGTTGCTGATCGGATGGCTGGTTGCGTGGTGGCTGGTGCCGTTGTTGCTGGCGCTGGCCTGGGTCGCACACGAGGCCTGGTTTGCCGACCATTTGTTCTACCGGCCTGCTGACGACTATCACTATGACTTTCCGGCGCAAACCGCGCGGCAGGCCGTGAGCCTTGAGGGCGGCGTGGTGCGCCTGAGCGAGCCGCTGGCGCAGGGCGAGACGCTGGTGCTCGAGCTGAAAGTGAAATCCACATGGCTGGGGCGCTGGCTCGATCCCTGCGTTGAGGTGGGTGATGATCGCCAGGACTTCGAGCGTGGCGTCAAAGGGCGGCGTTTCCTTAATCTGTCCGGTCAGGCCGATGCGCTGGCGCAAGGGACTCTGGCGCTGCGTGGCCGATATTGCGTACCCGCTGCGACGGGCGTGTTGTGGGTCATGGCCAATCCTGAGTATTCCCGCCAGCGGGTGATGGTCATTGCGCCCCATGCCGATGATGCGGAACTTGCTGCATTCGGCCTGTACAGCCGATGCGAAGACGTCAGTATTGTCACCCTGACCCAGGGCGAGATCGAAGCTGAAGACTTTCAGCGTCTGGGCCTTGATCAAGCAGCCGCCGCACGTTTGAAGGGTCGTTTGCGCAGTTGGGACAGTCTGGTGATCCCGCTGTGGGGGGGCGTGCCTGCCGATCGCTGTGTGCAATTGGGTTATTACTGCCTGCAACTGCCCTCGATGGCCGAAGCGCCTGCGAAGGCGTTCGGCTCCCGTGAGTCGCAGGAAAACGATGTGCGCAGCGTGCGCCGGCACAATCCGTTGACCCTGCCCGCCGACATCGATGGGCAGCCGACCTGGCAAAATCTGCTGGGCGACCTGAAGGCCCTGCTTGAGCACTATCGTCCAGAAGTGGTGGTGACGCCCCATCCTGAACTCGATCCTCACAGTGATCATGTAGCGTCTACCCAAGCGCTGCTTCAGGCTATCGCGCTGAGTAGCTGGAAACCGGCCACCCTGCTGATGTACGCCAATCACCTGCACGACAACGATCGCTGGCCGATGGGGCCTGCCGGTGCGGGGATTGCGCTGCCGCCAGCCATCGAACCGTTGCCGGCTGACCGGCTATGGAGCCCGCTGTTGTCAGCGGATGTGCAACTGGACAAAGCCATGGCCCTGGCCATGGAGCACGATCTGCAGGGGGGGCAGGCGTTCAAGCGGCAATTGCGCCGCTGGATCCAGCAAGGTCTGGCGGGTCGCCGCTGGCCTGACACAGGCAGTAACGAGTTTTTCCGCAAAGCGGTCCGGCGTCACGAATTGTTCTGGGTACGCGACCTTTCAGATTGA
- a CDS encoding GNAT family N-acetyltransferase, which yields MLKMFRSFRERGWTEIDRDSYAQAWQHFGGSFATHPEVVERLSTFLGIELRYLGWIVGGEVLAAIPCWGRHVALSKEVLKREGKRGLLDMGNAEIILPIAPDISVPVRQRMAYVSQLNAEQISTLKPQPEGLALARLPEEYSKKFRYNQRREQRLLEEAGGSLVPMSDFTPQEQAAAYGDLFQRRWGFEVPGKAGLVEVFTLLREFMTGSVAMLDSAPVAIQVLYRVEAPQWVSLEYINGGVDPQSREFSPGSVLSFVNTQEAWAHAQALGKPLRYSFGRADREYKDRWCHTVPVYKV from the coding sequence ATGCTGAAAATGTTTCGCAGCTTTCGCGAGCGTGGCTGGACTGAAATCGATCGCGACAGCTACGCCCAGGCCTGGCAGCATTTCGGCGGCAGCTTTGCCACGCATCCCGAAGTCGTCGAGCGCTTGTCGACATTTCTAGGCATCGAATTGCGTTACCTGGGCTGGATCGTTGGCGGTGAGGTGCTGGCCGCCATCCCCTGCTGGGGCCGGCATGTCGCCTTGTCCAAGGAAGTGCTCAAGCGCGAGGGCAAGCGTGGCTTGCTGGACATGGGCAATGCAGAAATCATTCTGCCGATCGCGCCAGATATCAGCGTGCCGGTGCGCCAGCGCATGGCTTATGTATCGCAGCTCAATGCCGAGCAGATCAGCACGTTGAAGCCGCAGCCTGAGGGTTTGGCCCTGGCCCGGTTGCCGGAAGAATATTCGAAGAAGTTTCGCTACAACCAGCGTCGCGAACAGCGCCTGCTGGAAGAGGCGGGCGGATCGCTGGTGCCGATGTCCGACTTTACCCCGCAGGAACAGGCTGCCGCTTATGGCGATTTGTTCCAGCGTCGCTGGGGCTTCGAGGTGCCGGGCAAGGCCGGGCTGGTTGAAGTCTTTACCTTGCTGCGCGAATTCATGACCGGTTCCGTGGCGATGCTCGATTCGGCGCCCGTGGCCATTCAGGTGCTGTACCGCGTCGAGGCCCCGCAATGGGTTTCGCTGGAATACATCAACGGTGGCGTTGACCCGCAGAGTCGCGAGTTCAGTCCCGGCAGTGTGCTGAGTTTCGTCAACACCCAAGAGGCCTGGGCGCACGCGCAAGCGCTGGGCAAGCCTTTGCGTTATTCATTCGGTCGCGCCGACCGTGAATACAAGGATCGCTGGTGCCACACGGTGCCGGTCTACAAGGTCTGA